From Catharus ustulatus isolate bCatUst1 chromosome 6, bCatUst1.pri.v2, whole genome shotgun sequence, a single genomic window includes:
- the GSC gene encoding LOW QUALITY PROTEIN: homeobox protein goosecoid (The sequence of the model RefSeq protein was modified relative to this genomic sequence to represent the inferred CDS: inserted 2 bases in 1 codon): MTSPGYKKGKRFRWIILRAALWVEISKQARVEGGKFQGWILRARTHTAHARTDTHAHSARKLPSEKAPFFSLRSLFKIYPKSFDFVSFQPLXPPSPATTYPPSRPPPSLPRPVPAALPRTVWGMPVSMFSIDNILAARPRCKDSVLLPPSAAPVVFPSLHGDSLYGSASDYGGFYSRAVAPASALPPAVTGSRLGYNNYYYGQLHVPASPVGPSCCGAVPPLGAQQCSCVPPAGYEGTGSVLMSPVPHQMLPYMNVGTLSRTELQLLNQLHCRRKRRHRTIFTDEQLEALENLFQETKYPDVGTREQLARRVHLREEKVEVWFKNRRAKWRRQKRSSSEESENAQKWNKASKTSPEKRQEDGKSDLDSDS, from the exons ATGACGTCGCCTGGGTATAAAAAAGGGAAGAGGTTCAGATGGATTATACTCCGAGCAGCCCTCTGGGTTGAGATCAGTAAACAGGCGAGAGTTGAGGGGGGAAAGTTCCAGGGGTGGATCCTGCGCGCACGCACACACACCGCACACGCGCGCACAGACACACACGCACACTCTGCCCGCAAGCTGCCCTCGGAAAAGGCTCCGTTCTTTTCGCTCCgatccctttttaaaatttatccGAAAAGTTTCGATTTCGTGTCCTTCCAGCctct ccccccctccccagccaccACCTACCCTCCCTCCcgccctcctccctccctcccccggcCGGTCCCCGCCGCCCTGCCCCGCACGGTTTGGGGCATGCCTGTGAGCATGTTCAGCATCGACAATATCCTGGCGGCCAGACCTCGCTGCAAGGACTCGGTGCTGCTGCCCCCGAGCGCCGCGCCCGTCGTCTTCCCCAGCCTCCACGGGGACTCGCTCTACGGCAGCGCCTCCGACTACGGCGGATTTTACTCCCGGGCGGTGGCTCCCGCCTCCGCGCTGCCGCCGGCCGTCACTGGATCTCGGCTCGGCTACAACAACTACTACTACGGGCAGCTGCATGTGCCGGCGTCCCCCGTGGGCCCTTCGTGCTGCGGGGCCGTGCCGCCCCTGGGCgcccagcagtgctcctgcgTTCCCCCCGCAG GTTACGAGGGCACTGGGTCAGTCCTGATGTCCCCTGTTCCCCATCAGATGTTGCCCTACATGAACGTGGGCACTTTGTCCCGGACGGAGCTGCAGTTACTGAACCAGCTGCACTGCAGGCGAAAAAGACGGCACCGGACTATCTTCACTGACGAGCAGCTGGAAGCGCTGGAAAACCTCTTCCAGGAAACGAAATACCCAGACGTGGGCACCAGGGAACAGCTGGCCAGAAGGGTGCActtaagagaggaaaaagtggag GTTTGGTTCAAAAACCGCCGGGCGAAGTGGAGGAGGCAAAAGCGATCGTCTTCGGAGGAATCAGAAAACGCACAAAAGTGGAATAAAGCGTCTAAAACGTCACCGGAGAAGAGACAAGAGGACGGGAAAAGTGACTTGGACTCTGACAGCTGA